A single Elaeis guineensis isolate ETL-2024a chromosome 15, EG11, whole genome shotgun sequence DNA region contains:
- the LOC105058219 gene encoding L-type lectin-domain containing receptor kinase SIT2-like, with product MAAFIVLPFLVLLLASSSLSVNIDFTYNGFKSATNLSLDGYAGITSNGVLQLTNDTSKVTGHAFFSSPIQMLRNTRSMTPTTISFSTIFVFDIITARKVGGHGLAFAVAPTKTLRGGCCRYLGLLNSSNNGNSSNHVFAIEFDTIPKSSMLVDIHENEVGVDINSIVPNISITTSYYANNSKTVNFKLESGQPIQTWINYDGVAKILNVTVAPFSVGKPSRPLISLPIDLSPILKKYMYVGFSSSTGEISSSHYILGWSFRANGMARSLDLSHLPLPPQPMKDSPTSKFSRIKIGVISSIAMLLLVALAFFVSWHLRQRAKLAETLEDWELDYPHRFAYKDLYKATKGFKETELLGSGGFGLVYKGTLPCSGEEVAVKKISSNSRQGVREFVAEVVCLGRMRHRNLVQLQGWCKRNEELLLVYELMPNGSLDTFLFEGEKCGLLSWDQRFKILKGVALGLLYLHEEWEQVVVHRDIKSSNVLLDADMNGRLGDFGLARLYDRGKNPHTTLMVGTFGYIAPEVSRTGKPMASSDVFAYGILLLEVACGRRPIQHDAPMEQLLLKDWVRECKMRGQILEAVDPKLGESYVKEEVDLVLKLGLVCSQSIPEVRPTMRQVIQYLNRDDSLADDVALVFSEADFLDLASLNSYLSSIATVSSSSLSGGRCERVR from the coding sequence ATGGCAGCATTCATTGTGCTTCCGTTCCTCGTTCTCCTCTTGGCCAGCTCTTCCCTCTCCGTTAATATCGATTTTACCTACAACGGTTTCAAATCAGCCACTAATCTGAGCTTAGATGGCTATGCAGGCATCACATCCAATGGCGTGCTTCAGCTCACCAATGACACTAGCAAAGTGACAGGCCATGCCTTCTTCTCCTCACCAATTCAAATGCTGCGCAACACTCGCTCCATGACACCGACTACAATCTCCTTCAGCACCATCTTTGTCTTCGACATCATCACTGCTAGGAAAGTAGGCGGCCATGGCCTGGCCTTCGCAGTGGCCCCGACAAAAACTCTCAGAGGCGGTTGTTGCAGGTACCTTGGCCTCCTCAATAGCAGTAACAATGGAAATTCTTCCAACCATGTCTTTGCGATTGAGTTTGACACCATCCCGAAATCTAGTATGCTCGTGGACATACATGAGAATGAAGTTGGGGTCGATATAAACAGCATTGTTCCTAATATTTCAATAACTACCTCCTACTACGCCAATAATTCCAAGACGGTGAATTTTAAACTGGAGAGTGGGCAACCGATTCAGACCTGGATAAACTACGATGGTGTTGCAAAAATTTTGAATGTGACCGTTGCTCCCTTCTCCGTAGGCAAACCAAGCCGACCTCTCATATCACTCCCCATCGATCTATCACCAATTCTTAAGAAGTACATGTATGTTGGTTTCTCTTCATCGACAGGGGAAATCTCGAGTTCTCATTACATCTTGGGATGGAGCTTTCGGGCCAATGGCATGGCGCGCTCTCTTGATCTATCTCACCTACCCCTTCCTCCACAACCAATGAAAGATTCGCCGACTTCCAAATTCTCGAGAATCAAAATTGGGGTCATATCTTCTATTGCTATGCTTCTCTTGGTAGCGCTTGCATTCTTTGTTTCCTGGCACTTACGGCAGAGGGCAAAGCTGGCAGAGACTCTTGAGGACTGGGAATTAGATTATCCTCATAGGTTCGCATATAAGGACCTTTACAAGGCAACcaaaggattcaaggagacagaGCTTCTCGGCTCGGGTGGCTTTGGCCTAGTGTACAAGGGCACTCTACCATGCTCAGGAGAAGAAGTTGCGGTCAAGAAGATCTCTAGTAATTCCAGGCAAGGAGTGAGAGAATTCGTTGCAGAGGTGGTGTGCTTGGGCCGCATGAGACACAGGAATTTGGTGCAGCTCCAAGGATGGTGCAAGCGAAACGAAGAGCTCCTCCTTGTCTATGAGCTCATGCCAAATGGAAGCCTTGACACCTTTCTCTTTGAAGGTGAGAAATGTGGGCTGTTGAGTTGGGATCAGCGGTTTAAGATCCTAAAGGGAGTTGCTTTGGGACTCCTCTACCTACATGAAGAATGGGAGCAAGTAGTTGTCCACAGAGACATCAAGTCTAGCAACGTTCTATTGGATGCTGATATGAATGGAAGGTTGGGAGACTTCGGTCTTGCTAGATTATACGACCGTGGCAAGAATCCTCACACGACGCTTATGGTTGGAACCTTTGGATACATTGCACCAGAAGTATCGCGCACCGGCAAACCCATGGCCAGTTCAGATGTCTTCGCTTATGGCATTTTGCTTTTAGAGGTGGCGTGTGGTCGGAGGCCAATCCAGCACGATGCTCCAATGGAACAGCTACTTTTGAAGGACTGGGTGAGGGAGTGCAAAATGAGAGGCCAAATATTGGAGGCTGTGGATCCCAAGCTTGGGGAGTCCTATGTGAAGGAGGAAGTTGATCTGGTACTAAAGCTAGGACTAGTTTGTTCGCAGTCCATTCCAGAGGTCAGGCCTACCATGAGACAGGTGATCCAATATCTTAATAGAGATGACAGTCTCGCAGATGATGTGGCCCTTGTGTTCTCAGAAGCTGATTTTTTGGATTTGGCATCACTCAACTCATATCTTTCATCCATTGCTACGGTGTCTTCCAGCTCCCTCAGCGGAGGTAGGTGTGAGAGGGTTCGATGA